From Streptomyces cyaneogriseus subsp. noncyanogenus, the proteins below share one genomic window:
- a CDS encoding S1C family serine protease produces MSTENEGTAVPPAPSAPPVPVDSPAASAQEAAAPYGSAPTPPAAPPAGAAQAPSAQPHSAAGPYAYGSRQGSAPDAAWPPPPPAGPVHGAGGDGSGGWGASYQPPASQPRRGRGGLIAALLIAALVAGGLGGGLGYTLAKDGDESGSTTVSASDTGGSVKRDDGTVAAVAAKALPSTVTIQAEGAGGEGGTGTGFVFDKQGHIVTNNHVVAEAVDGGRLTATFPDGKRYDAEVVGHAQGYDVAVIKLKNAPSDLKPLPLGDSDKVAVGDSTIAIGAPFGLSDTVTTGIISAKNRPVASSDGSAGSKASYMSALQTDASINPGNSGGPLLDARGNVIGINSAIQSASNGLGGTGQAGSIGLGFAIPINQAKYVAQQLIKTGKPVYAKIGASVSLEETAGGAQISDQGAGGSEAVEPGGPAADAGLKPGDVITKLDDRVIDSGPTLIGEIWTHQPGDEVTVTYERGGKQHTVELTLGSRVGDN; encoded by the coding sequence GTGAGCACCGAGAACGAGGGCACCGCGGTACCCCCGGCCCCGTCCGCACCCCCCGTGCCGGTGGATTCTCCCGCAGCCTCCGCGCAGGAGGCGGCGGCGCCGTACGGGAGCGCGCCCACGCCGCCGGCCGCGCCCCCGGCCGGGGCCGCGCAGGCCCCTTCCGCTCAGCCGCACTCCGCCGCCGGCCCCTACGCGTACGGCTCCCGCCAGGGCTCCGCCCCCGACGCCGCCTGGCCGCCCCCGCCGCCGGCCGGACCGGTCCACGGTGCGGGCGGGGACGGCTCCGGTGGCTGGGGCGCCTCGTACCAGCCGCCCGCCTCCCAGCCGCGCCGCGGGCGCGGCGGGCTGATCGCCGCCCTCCTGATCGCCGCGCTGGTCGCGGGCGGCCTGGGCGGCGGCCTCGGCTACACCCTGGCCAAGGACGGCGACGAGAGCGGTTCCACCACGGTCTCCGCCTCCGACACCGGCGGCTCCGTCAAGCGCGACGACGGCACGGTCGCGGCCGTGGCCGCCAAGGCGCTGCCGAGCACGGTCACCATCCAGGCCGAGGGCGCCGGCGGCGAGGGCGGCACGGGCACCGGCTTCGTCTTCGACAAGCAGGGGCACATCGTCACCAACAACCATGTGGTGGCGGAGGCGGTCGACGGCGGCAGGCTCACCGCCACCTTCCCCGACGGCAAGCGGTACGACGCCGAGGTGGTCGGCCACGCCCAGGGCTACGACGTCGCGGTCATCAAGCTGAAGAACGCCCCCTCGGACCTGAAGCCGCTCCCGCTCGGCGACTCCGACAAGGTGGCCGTCGGCGACTCCACGATCGCCATCGGCGCGCCCTTCGGCCTGTCCGACACGGTGACCACCGGCATCATCAGCGCCAAGAACCGCCCGGTGGCCTCCAGCGACGGCAGCGCCGGCAGCAAGGCGTCCTACATGAGCGCCCTCCAGACCGACGCCTCGATCAACCCGGGCAACTCCGGCGGCCCGCTGCTGGACGCCCGGGGCAACGTCATCGGCATCAACTCCGCGATCCAGTCCGCCAGCAACGGACTGGGCGGTACCGGCCAGGCCGGCTCCATCGGCCTGGGCTTCGCCATCCCGATCAACCAGGCCAAGTACGTCGCCCAGCAGCTCATCAAGACGGGCAAGCCGGTGTACGCCAAGATCGGCGCGTCCGTATCGCTGGAGGAGACGGCGGGCGGGGCCCAGATCAGCGACCAGGGCGCCGGCGGCTCCGAGGCGGTCGAGCCGGGCGGCCCCGCCGCCGACGCGGGACTGAAGCCCGGCGACGTCATCACCAAGCTGGACGACCGGGTCATCGACAGCGGCCCGACCCTGATCGGCGAGATCTGGACCCACCAGCCCGGCGACGAGGTGACCGTCACCTACGAGCGCGGCGGCAAGCAGCACACGGTCGAACTCACCCTGGGCTCCCGCGTCGGCGACAACTGA
- a CDS encoding ATP-binding protein → MRHREAIDRFPVQAIGASTPWRGAKEVSGVALVVAQEVPTSSSMAVPHGPAGVGEARHRMRDQLRRGGVAESVIDDAVLILSELLSNACKHGRPLDGALAGDGAVRAAWRVERSGRLVVEVTDGGGPTRPAPATPSVTAHGGRGLNIITALADDWGVRDDACGEVTVWVVVDDDVHDPDAGHRRDDFATRVGAPSVSEMPDLGFAGVFDELG, encoded by the coding sequence ATGCGCCACCGCGAGGCGATCGACCGGTTTCCGGTACAGGCCATTGGGGCATCCACACCGTGGCGTGGGGCGAAGGAGGTCTCGGGGGTGGCGTTGGTGGTGGCACAGGAGGTGCCCACGTCGTCGAGCATGGCCGTACCCCATGGCCCTGCGGGCGTGGGGGAAGCAAGGCACCGGATGCGTGACCAATTGCGTAGAGGTGGCGTGGCGGAATCGGTCATCGACGATGCCGTACTGATCCTTTCCGAACTGTTGAGCAACGCGTGCAAACACGGCCGGCCCCTGGACGGCGCCTTGGCGGGGGACGGCGCGGTCCGCGCCGCCTGGCGGGTGGAGCGCAGCGGCCGGCTCGTGGTCGAGGTCACGGACGGCGGCGGTCCGACCCGCCCGGCCCCGGCCACCCCGTCGGTCACCGCGCACGGCGGCCGCGGGCTGAACATCATCACCGCGCTGGCCGACGACTGGGGCGTACGGGACGACGCCTGCGGCGAGGTCACGGTCTGGGTCGTCGTCGACGACGACGTGCACGATCCCGACGCCGGGCACCGCCGGGACGACTTCGCGACACGGGTCGGGGCGCCCTCGGTGTCCGAGATGCCCGACCTCGGTTTCGCCGGCGTCTTCGACGAGCTGGGCTGA
- a CDS encoding GNAT family N-acetyltransferase, which translates to MPELKRLHAGHASAVLAFELANRTYFAASISDRGDDFFDQFTDRYNASLAEQEAGICAFYVLVAEDGSVLGRFNLYDLEDGTARLGYRVAERVAGRGVATATVRELCRMATAMHGLRTLRAATSHENAASQKVLAKAGFVPVGPADPADLGGQPGTWYQRDLEVQP; encoded by the coding sequence GTGCCCGAGCTGAAGCGGCTGCATGCCGGCCACGCCTCGGCGGTCCTGGCCTTCGAGCTGGCGAACCGCACCTACTTCGCTGCCTCGATCTCCGACCGCGGCGACGACTTCTTCGACCAGTTCACCGACCGGTACAACGCCTCGCTGGCCGAGCAGGAGGCCGGCATCTGCGCCTTCTACGTGCTCGTCGCCGAGGACGGCTCGGTACTCGGCAGGTTCAACCTGTACGACTTGGAGGACGGCACTGCCAGACTCGGCTACCGGGTCGCGGAGCGGGTCGCCGGCCGCGGCGTGGCCACCGCGACCGTCCGGGAGCTGTGCCGGATGGCGACAGCGATGCATGGCCTGCGCACACTGCGGGCGGCCACCTCCCACGAGAATGCCGCGTCCCAGAAGGTGCTGGCCAAGGCCGGGTTCGTCCCGGTTGGCCCGGCCGACCCAGCCGACCTCGGCGGTCAGCCAGGCACCTGGTATCAGCGTGACCTAGAAGTCCAGCCGTAG
- a CDS encoding DUF4232 domain-containing protein produces the protein MRTSRPLVATGALAAVLLLGACGPQPSVSEGAGGEPGTARECRSGGDSAAPGRVPEPGETERDGVRITGRQVPEGEAEASPAPAPSGPGLPGPSRAARPGSDGAARPGNDAATAPGSEGLAPSSEPLGAVRAETLPGLDLPEGERAGEGAGSARCLAEYTVTNREAEAFTYTITFDFLSGQGEVMARAEETVASVGPGRTVRRTVGPEGRVAAAGAGPERFGAGQVRISGVRRVPAGEAPAPAGSCPPSGVRLTADEGDAAMGLRVVGLRLENCGSRPYSLDGYPALELLGEDRKPVAGVRVVRGSGGIAQVTGFDDPPRPVTLEPGETASAGLMWRNTTEFGTPVHVPYVRVTAGPGADPVTVTPELDLGTTGTLGVRAWREDR, from the coding sequence ATGCGTACCTCGCGTCCCCTCGTGGCCACCGGCGCCCTGGCCGCCGTACTCCTGCTCGGTGCCTGCGGGCCGCAGCCGTCCGTCTCCGAGGGGGCGGGCGGTGAACCGGGAACGGCCCGGGAGTGCCGCTCGGGCGGTGACTCCGCGGCGCCCGGCCGCGTCCCCGAGCCGGGGGAGACGGAGCGGGACGGGGTGCGGATCACCGGCAGGCAGGTGCCGGAGGGCGAGGCCGAGGCGTCCCCCGCCCCGGCGCCGTCCGGGCCGGGGCTGCCCGGGCCGTCCCGCGCGGCGAGGCCCGGGAGCGACGGCGCGGCGAGGCCCGGGAACGACGCCGCGACGGCGCCCGGGAGCGAGGGCCTGGCGCCGTCCTCGGAGCCGCTCGGTGCGGTGCGTGCCGAGACGCTGCCGGGGCTGGACCTTCCCGAGGGGGAGCGAGCGGGAGAGGGCGCCGGTTCCGCGCGGTGTCTCGCCGAGTACACGGTGACCAACCGGGAGGCCGAGGCCTTCACGTACACCATCACCTTCGACTTCCTGTCCGGACAGGGCGAGGTCATGGCCCGGGCGGAGGAGACGGTGGCGTCGGTCGGGCCCGGGCGGACCGTGCGGCGTACCGTCGGCCCGGAGGGCAGGGTCGCCGCGGCCGGTGCCGGTCCGGAGCGCTTCGGCGCCGGGCAGGTGCGGATCTCGGGCGTGCGGCGGGTGCCCGCCGGCGAGGCCCCGGCCCCCGCCGGGTCGTGCCCGCCCTCCGGCGTGCGGCTCACCGCGGACGAGGGGGACGCGGCCATGGGGCTGCGCGTGGTGGGGCTGCGCCTGGAGAACTGCGGCAGCCGCCCCTACTCCCTCGACGGCTACCCGGCCCTCGAACTGCTCGGCGAGGACCGGAAGCCGGTCGCCGGGGTCCGGGTCGTGCGGGGCAGCGGGGGCATCGCCCAGGTGACCGGGTTCGACGACCCGCCCCGGCCGGTGACCCTGGAGCCGGGCGAGACCGCCTCCGCCGGGCTGATGTGGCGCAACACCACCGAGTTCGGCACGCCGGTGCACGTGCCGTACGTCAGGGTCACGGCCGGGCCCGGTGCCGATCCGGTGACGGTGACGCCGGAGCTGGACCTCGGCACCACCGGCACGCTGGGCGTCCGCGCGTGGCGCGAGGACCGCTGA
- a CDS encoding IS701 family transposase, producing the protein MGRIAGRFARVEPRRRVRDLALGLLSDLPCKNCWSIAEWAGEASPDGMQYLLGRARWDADRVRDDVREYVLEYLGDEDAVLVVDETGDVKKGTHTVGVQRQYTGTAGRIENAQVAVYLVYAGRRGHAAVDRELYIPRSWTCDPDRCRAAGLDEDTVFATKPELAARMIGRFLDAGHRVSWVAGDEVYGGSPKLRAALEQRQLGHVLAVACSAEVTTGAGKFRADALAARVPKRAWQKLSAGAGAKGHRFYDWAVIDLAEPRPGCHRLLIRRNRTTGELAYYRCWSPAPVPPTTLVRVAGSRWRVEETFQAGKSLAGLDEHQLHRYTSWSRWVTLAMLAHAFLAVVRADEHARHPTPDELIPLTCNEIQRLFITSVVRPMRDVAHRLRWSAWRRRHQARAQASHYHRQAANQT; encoded by the coding sequence ATGGGCCGGATAGCGGGCCGGTTCGCGCGGGTGGAGCCCCGGCGCCGGGTACGGGACTTGGCGCTGGGGCTGCTGTCGGACCTGCCATGCAAGAACTGCTGGTCGATCGCCGAGTGGGCTGGGGAGGCGAGTCCGGACGGCATGCAGTACCTGCTCGGCCGGGCCCGATGGGATGCCGACCGCGTGCGCGATGACGTGCGTGAGTACGTGCTGGAGTATCTGGGCGACGAGGATGCGGTGCTGGTGGTTGATGAGACCGGGGACGTGAAGAAGGGCACGCACACCGTCGGGGTCCAGCGCCAGTACACCGGCACTGCCGGGAGGATCGAAAACGCGCAGGTCGCCGTCTACCTCGTCTACGCCGGCCGCCGCGGACACGCGGCGGTGGACCGGGAGCTGTACATTCCGCGCTCGTGGACGTGCGACCCGGACCGCTGCCGGGCCGCGGGCCTGGACGAGGACACCGTCTTCGCGACCAAACCGGAGCTGGCCGCCCGCATGATCGGCCGGTTCCTGGACGCCGGGCACCGCGTGAGCTGGGTCGCGGGTGACGAGGTCTACGGCGGCAGCCCGAAGCTGCGGGCCGCGCTGGAACAGCGCCAGCTCGGCCACGTGCTCGCCGTCGCCTGCTCGGCCGAAGTGACCACCGGCGCCGGGAAGTTCCGGGCGGACGCCCTGGCCGCGAGGGTGCCGAAGCGAGCCTGGCAGAAGCTGTCGGCCGGGGCCGGCGCCAAGGGCCACCGCTTCTACGACTGGGCCGTCATCGACCTGGCCGAACCCCGGCCCGGCTGTCACCGGCTGCTGATCCGCCGCAACCGCACCACCGGTGAACTCGCCTACTACCGCTGCTGGTCGCCCGCCCCGGTGCCCCCGACCACCCTGGTCCGCGTCGCCGGGTCGAGATGGCGGGTGGAGGAGACTTTCCAGGCCGGAAAGAGCTTGGCCGGACTCGACGAGCACCAACTCCACCGCTACACCTCCTGGTCCCGCTGGGTCACCCTGGCCATGCTCGCTCACGCTTTCCTCGCCGTCGTCCGCGCCGACGAACACGCCCGCCATCCCACCCCGGACGAGCTGATCCCGCTCACCTGCAACGAGATCCAGCGACTGTTCATCACCTCGGTCGTCCGGCCCATGCGCGACGTGGCCCACCGGCTCCGCTGGTCTGCCTGGCGACGCCGCCACCAGGCCCGAGCCCAAGCCAGCCACTACCACCGACAAGCCGCGAATCAGACGTGA
- a CDS encoding DUF5926 family protein — translation MAKKRTQTKAKRPQLSDTEVPVVGAREPCPCGSGRRYKACHGRAAAQAVTELVHRPFEGLPGECDWVALRELVPAATAELTLKGGLPEGVPSVTLATVLPMAWPALRRDDGSVLLGLQNDTASGDLSRDLADTLQRALTAQPGTPVQGRRAPADGPRLQDLIDPEGTFEPVVHSGFEFWVPDPENATPEVTASLERANAAAIPTVRLQGVDSAYWCETPEKNHLRWVMPHAEERLLDALARLQAAGRSGLGEGTRLVGSFRAHGLTVPVWDLPSGVGAQDVEKPAAEFAERLAEALASDVPLTADERRARGGLTNRQVTLS, via the coding sequence ATGGCCAAGAAGCGCACCCAGACGAAGGCCAAGCGCCCGCAGCTCAGCGACACCGAGGTCCCGGTCGTCGGCGCCCGCGAGCCCTGCCCGTGCGGCAGCGGCCGCCGCTACAAGGCCTGTCACGGCCGGGCAGCCGCGCAGGCCGTGACCGAGCTGGTGCACCGCCCCTTCGAGGGGCTGCCCGGCGAGTGCGACTGGGTGGCGCTGCGGGAGCTGGTCCCCGCCGCCACCGCCGAACTGACGCTGAAGGGCGGACTGCCCGAGGGCGTCCCGTCGGTCACGCTGGCCACGGTCCTGCCGATGGCCTGGCCCGCGCTGCGCCGCGACGACGGCTCGGTCCTGCTCGGCCTGCAGAACGACACCGCGTCGGGCGACCTCAGCCGCGACCTCGCCGACACCCTCCAGCGCGCGCTGACCGCGCAGCCGGGCACCCCGGTGCAGGGCCGCCGCGCCCCGGCGGACGGTCCGCGGTTGCAGGACCTGATCGACCCGGAGGGCACGTTCGAGCCGGTGGTGCACTCCGGCTTCGAGTTCTGGGTGCCGGACCCGGAGAACGCCACGCCGGAGGTGACCGCCTCCCTGGAGCGGGCCAACGCCGCCGCGATCCCGACCGTCAGGCTCCAGGGCGTGGACTCCGCCTACTGGTGCGAGACGCCGGAGAAGAACCATCTGCGGTGGGTGATGCCGCACGCGGAGGAGCGGCTTCTGGACGCTCTCGCGCGGTTGCAGGCGGCCGGCCGGTCCGGCCTCGGCGAGGGCACGCGCCTGGTCGGCTCCTTCCGCGCCCACGGGCTCACCGTCCCGGTCTGGGACCTGCCCAGCGGGGTCGGCGCGCAGGACGTGGAGAAGCCGGCGGCCGAGTTCGCCGAACGCCTCGCCGAGGCCCTGGCCTCGGACGTTCCGCTCACCGCCGACGAGCGCCGGGCCCGTGGCGGCCTGACCAACCGGCAGGTCACGCTGAGCTGA
- a CDS encoding bifunctional DNA primase/polymerase, whose translation MREILGRRRRLLSQRKDGKPELISAALTFATRWQWPVLPGVTAGSRGRSRCGCPDPDCTVPGAHPFDPGLLAATTDARMVRWWWANRPAAPIILATGGRAPCAVSLPALPAARALAALDRGGMRLGPVVASPTRWALLVRPYSMEQLGELLYAKDFVPGSLRFHGEGGYLALPPSETGQGTVRWERAPLPGSASPWLPDVEAVVDAVVDALTRTGVSAPEL comes from the coding sequence ATGCGCGAGATCCTCGGAAGGCGACGCAGGCTCCTGTCCCAGCGGAAGGACGGGAAGCCTGAGTTGATCAGCGCGGCCCTGACCTTCGCGACTCGATGGCAGTGGCCCGTACTCCCGGGCGTGACGGCCGGCTCGCGGGGGCGGTCCCGCTGCGGCTGCCCGGACCCGGACTGCACAGTGCCCGGTGCCCACCCCTTCGACCCCGGCCTCCTCGCGGCCACGACCGACGCGCGCATGGTGCGCTGGTGGTGGGCCAACCGCCCGGCGGCACCGATCATCCTCGCGACCGGCGGCCGGGCGCCGTGCGCGGTCTCGCTGCCCGCGCTGCCCGCGGCCCGCGCCCTGGCCGCGCTCGACCGCGGGGGCATGCGGCTCGGCCCGGTCGTCGCCTCGCCCACCCGCTGGGCGCTGCTGGTCAGGCCGTACTCCATGGAGCAGCTCGGCGAACTGCTGTACGCCAAGGACTTCGTCCCCGGCTCCCTGCGCTTCCACGGCGAGGGCGGCTATCTGGCGCTGCCCCCGTCCGAGACCGGCCAGGGCACCGTCCGCTGGGAGCGGGCCCCGCTGCCCGGCTCCGCCTCCCCGTGGCTGCCCGACGTGGAGGCCGTGGTGGACGCGGTCGTCGACGCCCTCACCCGTACGGGTGTGAGCGCCCCCGAGTTGTAG
- a CDS encoding bifunctional DNA primase/polymerase: protein MATLDRQATSLALAHALSAAERGLAVIPLSRTKLPALPSPHRAPHRSPGPGPHAVPDHRPRGGAPGQAPRPAGEAAGPAAEAPGPAQPSCQGECGRPGHGVHDASTDPDRIRELFAAAPWATGYGIACGLPPHHLIGIDLDTTPGTDSSAALRELALRHLFTIPPTVVVRTPSGGRHLWLSGPPGVAVPNSAGRLAPGIDVRGAGGYLVGPGSRTRHGVYTVAPGTAHLAPAPCPPALLRLLLPPPRPHRSAGPTATGGAGQGLVQFVLSAHEGQRNTRLFWAACRAYEDGIGPGLAEPLVRAARRTGLTEAEARATIASAARMTGHRP, encoded by the coding sequence ATGGCCACCCTCGACCGGCAGGCCACGTCGCTGGCCCTCGCGCACGCCCTGTCCGCCGCGGAACGCGGACTGGCCGTCATCCCCCTGTCCCGGACGAAGCTCCCGGCCCTGCCCTCTCCCCACCGGGCCCCGCACCGCTCCCCCGGCCCCGGTCCGCACGCCGTCCCGGACCACCGGCCCCGCGGCGGCGCCCCCGGGCAGGCACCCCGGCCCGCCGGGGAAGCCGCCGGGCCGGCGGCCGAAGCCCCTGGGCCGGCCCAGCCGTCCTGCCAGGGCGAGTGCGGCCGCCCCGGCCACGGGGTCCACGACGCCTCCACCGACCCGGACCGCATCCGTGAGCTGTTCGCCGCGGCGCCCTGGGCCACGGGGTACGGCATCGCCTGCGGTCTGCCCCCGCACCACCTGATCGGCATCGACCTCGACACCACACCGGGCACCGACTCCTCGGCCGCCCTGCGCGAACTCGCCCTGCGGCACCTGTTCACGATCCCGCCCACCGTGGTCGTGCGGACCCCCAGCGGCGGCCGGCACCTCTGGCTGAGCGGCCCGCCCGGCGTCGCCGTTCCCAACTCGGCCGGCCGCCTCGCCCCCGGCATCGACGTCCGGGGCGCCGGCGGCTACCTCGTCGGCCCCGGCTCCCGCACCCGGCACGGCGTCTACACGGTCGCCCCCGGCACCGCGCACCTCGCCCCGGCCCCCTGCCCACCCGCGCTGCTGCGGCTGCTGCTCCCGCCGCCCCGGCCGCACCGGTCCGCGGGGCCCACCGCCACCGGCGGGGCCGGCCAGGGGCTCGTCCAGTTCGTCCTCTCCGCGCACGAGGGGCAGCGCAACACCCGCCTGTTCTGGGCCGCCTGCCGCGCCTACGAGGACGGCATCGGCCCCGGCCTCGCCGAACCGCTGGTCCGGGCGGCCCGGCGCACCGGCCTGACCGAGGCCGAGGCCCGCGCGACGATCGCCTCGGCGGCCCGGATGACGGGCCACCGCCCGTGA
- a CDS encoding glycerophosphodiester phosphodiesterase family protein gives MTHPRQHPIHVVAHRGASEDAPEHTLAAYRKAIEDGADALECDVRLTADGHLVCVHDRRVNRTSNGRGAVSALELADLAALDFGLRKTREFWRARDEQPQWEHRPEDREATSVLTLERLLQLVHDAGRRVELAIETKHPTRWAGQVEERLLLLLKRFGLDAPADPERSPVRVMSFSARSLHRVRAASPTLPTVYLMQFVSPRLRDGRLPAGVSIAGPSIRIVRGHPGYIERLKAAGHQVHVWTVNEPEDIDLCVELGVDAIITNRPRAVLDRLGR, from the coding sequence GTGACCCACCCACGGCAGCACCCGATCCACGTCGTCGCTCACCGGGGCGCCTCGGAGGACGCGCCCGAGCACACCCTGGCGGCGTACCGCAAAGCCATCGAGGACGGGGCGGACGCTCTCGAATGCGATGTGCGCCTGACCGCCGACGGCCATCTGGTCTGCGTCCACGACCGCCGCGTCAACCGTACGTCCAACGGCCGCGGCGCCGTCTCGGCCCTGGAACTGGCCGACCTGGCCGCCCTGGACTTCGGCCTGCGCAAGACACGGGAGTTCTGGCGCGCGCGTGACGAGCAGCCCCAGTGGGAGCACCGCCCGGAGGACCGGGAGGCCACCTCCGTCCTGACGCTGGAGCGGCTGCTCCAGCTCGTCCACGACGCCGGGCGCCGGGTGGAGCTGGCCATCGAGACCAAACACCCCACGCGCTGGGCGGGTCAGGTGGAGGAGCGGCTGCTGCTGCTCCTGAAGCGGTTCGGGCTGGACGCCCCGGCCGACCCCGAGCGGTCCCCGGTGCGCGTGATGAGCTTCTCGGCCCGCTCGCTGCACCGGGTCCGGGCCGCCTCGCCGACGCTGCCCACGGTCTACCTGATGCAGTTCGTCTCGCCCCGGCTGCGGGACGGGCGGCTGCCCGCGGGCGTCAGCATCGCGGGCCCGTCCATCCGGATCGTGCGCGGCCACCCCGGGTACATCGAGCGCCTGAAGGCGGCCGGTCACCAGGTGCACGTGTGGACCGTCAACGAGCCCGAGGACATCGACCTCTGCGTGGAGCTGGGCGTCGACGCCATCATCACCAACCGGCCGCGCGCGGTGCTGGACCGGCTCGGCCGCTGA